The following proteins come from a genomic window of Yinghuangia sp. ASG 101:
- a CDS encoding CaiB/BaiF CoA-transferase family protein, with the protein MTDSHSTVTAALPCAGLTVVEIAVGVSDLGLGMAGGVPGMMLADLGAEVVRVVGTDPVPIDREVPWGRAWHRDKRVVATDDPDEIRRLLAGADAALVYGHEDLVERRGLGYRDLAEAAPGLVHVRCRPSRTSRGTVDDYALLVEANAGFCTQLAGHRPGPIFVNVHASDSGAALLLTASVLGLLRRRALTGRGGWAETSLYDGMLAPLGCMIGRSERAAPPIEGYWEKGSYFPNFLYRCADDELVQVWFGGKGMYAKLIDVLGDEPSTEGYYTDQVTGALNARAERWKAFFAARPRDHWITRLRAVGVACEPVLAPGEALADPHVAEIGLAVPRDEHGHRDVVIGTPVSVRPFAPPEPAHGPVGEHTSEPSPEPPLTFGFLTDRLLPGVRVLDLSAFVAGPLAAQVLADLGADVVKVEPPEGEAMRAAAYAVAACQRGKRSLALDLTAPESRPVVERLVRWADVVVHNFRVGVAERLGVDEATVAGLNPHAVYCHASAFGTTGPRAKFPGNDALMQAVTGLERAVGGHGNDPVGPTWIPIDMTGGWVSAIGILAGLYARDTTGRGQRVITSLLGAGMLLNGGVFRRDGELVSGPELDDAQTGFGPGYRIYRAGDGNWFALVVPDPDAWTRLRSLPEAAGLPEAYAPLRGGTTDAEAAKAEAVLEAAFASGTAAAWVVRLRDAGLLVEPIDALDRDGFRRRVLDDPVNRRMGRVVTYEAFDWGRFEQLGPLLNWGPPSTGRPRLELPGIGEHTVSVLEELGFTPREIDALVAAKAARRP; encoded by the coding sequence GTGACCGACAGCCACTCGACCGTGACGGCCGCGCTGCCGTGCGCCGGGCTGACCGTGGTGGAAATCGCCGTCGGCGTCAGCGACCTCGGGCTCGGCATGGCCGGCGGCGTCCCGGGCATGATGCTCGCCGACCTGGGCGCCGAGGTCGTGCGCGTGGTCGGCACCGACCCCGTACCGATCGACCGCGAGGTGCCGTGGGGTCGGGCCTGGCACCGGGACAAGCGCGTGGTCGCCACCGACGACCCGGACGAGATCCGCCGTCTGCTGGCCGGCGCCGACGCGGCACTGGTCTACGGGCACGAGGACCTGGTCGAGCGGCGCGGTCTCGGCTACCGGGACCTGGCCGAAGCCGCTCCGGGCCTGGTCCACGTCCGGTGCCGTCCCAGCCGGACGTCACGCGGCACGGTCGACGACTACGCGCTGCTGGTCGAGGCGAACGCCGGCTTCTGCACCCAACTGGCCGGGCACCGCCCCGGCCCCATCTTCGTCAACGTGCACGCCTCCGACAGCGGCGCGGCACTCCTGCTCACCGCCTCCGTCCTCGGCCTGCTCCGCCGCCGCGCCCTGACCGGACGCGGCGGCTGGGCCGAAACCTCGCTCTACGACGGCATGTTGGCCCCGTTGGGGTGCATGATCGGCCGCTCCGAGCGCGCGGCGCCGCCGATCGAGGGCTACTGGGAGAAGGGCTCCTACTTCCCCAACTTCCTGTACCGGTGCGCCGACGACGAGCTGGTCCAGGTCTGGTTCGGCGGCAAGGGCATGTACGCCAAGCTCATCGACGTACTCGGCGACGAGCCGAGCACCGAGGGCTACTACACCGACCAGGTCACCGGGGCACTGAACGCGCGGGCCGAGCGCTGGAAAGCGTTCTTCGCCGCCCGGCCGCGCGACCACTGGATCACCCGGCTGCGGGCGGTCGGTGTCGCGTGTGAACCGGTCCTGGCACCGGGTGAGGCACTTGCCGATCCGCATGTGGCGGAGATCGGCCTGGCCGTTCCGCGCGACGAGCACGGGCACCGCGACGTGGTGATCGGAACGCCGGTGTCCGTACGGCCGTTCGCGCCGCCGGAGCCCGCGCACGGTCCCGTCGGCGAGCACACCTCCGAGCCGTCGCCGGAGCCTCCGCTGACCTTCGGCTTCCTCACCGACCGCCTCCTCCCGGGCGTCCGCGTCCTGGACCTGTCCGCCTTCGTGGCCGGTCCCCTCGCGGCCCAGGTGCTCGCCGACTTGGGCGCCGACGTGGTCAAGGTGGAGCCGCCCGAGGGCGAGGCGATGCGCGCCGCCGCCTATGCGGTCGCGGCCTGCCAGCGCGGCAAGCGCAGTCTCGCGCTCGACCTCACCGCGCCGGAGTCGCGGCCCGTCGTCGAACGGCTGGTCCGGTGGGCCGACGTCGTGGTGCACAACTTCCGCGTCGGGGTCGCCGAACGCCTCGGCGTGGACGAGGCAACGGTGGCGGGGCTCAACCCCCACGCCGTCTACTGCCACGCCAGTGCCTTCGGGACGACGGGTCCCCGCGCGAAGTTCCCCGGCAACGACGCGCTGATGCAGGCGGTGACCGGTCTGGAGCGGGCCGTGGGCGGACACGGCAACGACCCCGTCGGACCCACCTGGATCCCGATCGACATGACCGGCGGCTGGGTCTCCGCGATCGGCATCCTGGCCGGGTTGTACGCCCGCGACACCACCGGCCGGGGGCAGCGGGTGATCACGAGCCTGCTCGGCGCCGGGATGCTGCTGAACGGCGGCGTCTTCCGGCGCGACGGCGAGCTGGTCTCGGGCCCCGAACTCGACGACGCGCAGACGGGGTTCGGCCCCGGCTACCGCATCTACCGCGCGGGTGACGGGAATTGGTTCGCGCTGGTGGTCCCCGACCCGGATGCCTGGACGCGCCTGCGGTCGCTGCCCGAGGCCGCCGGGCTCCCCGAGGCGTACGCTCCGCTGCGCGGCGGGACGACCGACGCCGAGGCGGCCAAGGCGGAGGCGGTCCTGGAGGCCGCGTTCGCCTCCGGGACGGCCGCGGCCTGGGTGGTCCGGCTGCGCGACGCGGGCCTGCTCGTCGAGCCGATCGACGCCCTGGACCGGGACGGCTTCCGCCGCCGCGTCCTCGACGACCCGGTCAACCGCCGCATGGGGCGCGTCGTGACGTACGAGGCGTTCGACTGGGGCCGCTTCGAGCAGTTGGGCCCGCTGCTGAACTGGGGGCCTCCGTCGACGGGCCGACCGCGCCTGGAACTGCCGGGTATCGGGGAGCACACCGTCTCGGTGCTGGAGGAACTGGGCTTCACCCCACGGGAGATCGACGCCCTTGTGGCCGCGAAGGCGGCCCGGCGGCCCTGA
- a CDS encoding amidohydrolase family protein produces MADDPTSRVALCERYAVADADAHVIEPPDLWTSRLPSKWGDLIPHVKVDRRGEERWYIGSRKLFGVGAFAQAGWPEFPPSHPQRYDQALPAAVDAKARLAYMDEMGVYYQLLYCNILGFHSHVFLNEMPHELATDCVRAYNDWLTEFCSADSRRLIPMMMLPFWDIDASVAEMRRAYEMGHKGVLFAARYDKVGMPRLVDDYWEPLLGQAQEMDLSLNFHVGFLASQDDLKGAVDQSKKMDFTRESSLVLLGNAQNIAEVILSGVCHRYPDLKFVSVENGAGWLPFLGESMDWQWLNVGAHKEYPERALPSEYLRRQIYGMYWFEQDSMRAVIDKLGDNLMFETDFPHATSLSPGPASESPSPRDIMERSLQGLPEETVAKVLQHTATKLYHLDPPIRT; encoded by the coding sequence ATGGCCGATGACCCGACCAGCAGGGTCGCGCTGTGCGAGCGTTACGCCGTCGCGGACGCCGACGCCCACGTGATCGAGCCGCCCGACCTGTGGACGTCTCGCCTCCCGTCGAAGTGGGGTGACCTGATCCCGCACGTGAAGGTCGACCGCCGCGGCGAGGAGCGGTGGTACATCGGGTCGCGCAAGCTCTTCGGCGTCGGCGCGTTCGCGCAGGCCGGATGGCCGGAGTTCCCGCCGTCACACCCGCAGCGGTACGACCAGGCGCTGCCCGCCGCGGTCGACGCCAAGGCGCGCCTCGCCTACATGGACGAGATGGGCGTCTACTACCAGCTCCTGTACTGCAACATCCTCGGCTTCCACAGCCACGTGTTCCTCAACGAGATGCCCCACGAGCTGGCCACCGACTGCGTGCGCGCCTACAACGACTGGCTCACCGAGTTCTGCTCCGCGGACTCGCGGCGGCTCATCCCCATGATGATGCTGCCGTTCTGGGACATCGACGCCTCGGTCGCCGAGATGCGGCGTGCGTACGAAATGGGCCACAAGGGCGTGCTGTTCGCCGCCCGGTACGACAAAGTCGGTATGCCTCGCCTCGTCGACGACTACTGGGAGCCGCTGCTCGGCCAAGCCCAGGAGATGGACCTGAGCCTCAACTTCCACGTCGGCTTCCTCGCGTCGCAGGACGACCTCAAGGGCGCCGTCGACCAGTCCAAGAAGATGGACTTCACCCGCGAAAGCAGCCTCGTCCTGCTCGGCAACGCGCAGAACATCGCCGAAGTCATCCTCAGCGGCGTCTGCCACCGCTACCCCGACCTCAAGTTCGTCTCCGTCGAAAACGGCGCCGGCTGGCTCCCGTTCCTCGGCGAAAGCATGGACTGGCAGTGGCTCAACGTCGGCGCCCACAAGGAATACCCCGAGCGCGCCCTCCCCAGCGAGTACCTGCGCCGCCAGATCTACGGCATGTACTGGTTCGAACAGGACTCCATGCGCGCGGTCATCGACAAACTCGGCGACAACCTGATGTTCGAAACCGACTTCCCCCACGCCACCAGCCTCTCCCCGGGCCCGGCCTCGGAGTCCCCCAGCCCCCGCGACATCATGGAACGCTCCCTCCAGGGCCTCCCCGAGGAAACAGTCGCCAAGGTCCTCCAACACACCGCCACCAAGCTCTACCACCTGGACCCCCCGATCAGAACCTGA
- a CDS encoding thiolase family protein, whose translation MRALPEHRAVISGVGHSAIGRRIDRSGFHLTLDAVLAAIADAGLTVDDIDGLAMFPGGGKANLPGYANGNLYEIQDALRVTTTWRQGQVEGMSLPFYGAVQAVATGQARHVVVWRTVKEGSAARDAGGRPAYGSVNPAAEGPLAWLLPVGALSPVCQIAPYAARYLHEYGVTREQLAWIPVTQRAHAALNPDAVYRTPLTVDDYLAARMISTPISLYDCDVPADGSTAIVVSAADTAPDLRAPVAVNAMAGVVDGRPSWEQWEDMTRVGHATGEALWQRTELRPADVDVAQLYDGFTIEVVWWLEAMGFCKPGEAASFVEGGTRIGLGGELPLNTWGGQLSGGRLHAAFGHTAEAVRQLRGEAGERQVHGADVAAVTNVGGYEAGAALLTRWSR comes from the coding sequence ATGCGTGCCCTGCCCGAACACCGCGCCGTCATCTCCGGTGTGGGCCACTCGGCGATCGGCCGCCGGATCGACCGCTCCGGCTTCCACCTCACCCTCGACGCCGTCCTCGCCGCGATCGCCGACGCCGGACTGACCGTCGACGACATCGACGGGCTCGCCATGTTCCCCGGCGGCGGAAAAGCCAACCTGCCCGGCTACGCCAACGGAAACCTCTACGAGATCCAGGACGCCCTGCGCGTCACCACCACCTGGCGCCAAGGCCAGGTCGAAGGCATGAGCCTGCCGTTCTACGGCGCGGTCCAGGCCGTCGCCACCGGCCAGGCCCGGCACGTCGTCGTGTGGCGCACCGTCAAGGAAGGCAGTGCCGCGCGCGACGCCGGGGGGCGCCCGGCGTACGGATCGGTCAATCCGGCCGCGGAAGGGCCGCTCGCGTGGCTGCTCCCGGTCGGCGCGCTGTCGCCGGTGTGCCAGATCGCCCCGTACGCCGCCCGCTACCTGCACGAATACGGCGTCACCCGCGAACAACTCGCGTGGATCCCCGTCACCCAGCGCGCCCACGCCGCGCTCAACCCCGACGCGGTCTACCGCACACCGCTCACCGTCGACGACTACCTCGCCGCCCGGATGATCTCCACGCCCATCTCCCTCTACGACTGCGACGTCCCCGCCGACGGCTCCACCGCCATTGTCGTCTCCGCCGCCGACACCGCACCCGACCTGCGCGCACCCGTCGCCGTGAACGCCATGGCCGGCGTCGTCGACGGCCGCCCGTCGTGGGAGCAATGGGAGGACATGACCCGCGTCGGCCACGCCACCGGCGAAGCCCTCTGGCAGCGCACCGAGTTGCGCCCGGCGGACGTCGACGTCGCCCAGCTCTACGACGGCTTCACCATCGAAGTGGTGTGGTGGCTGGAGGCCATGGGCTTCTGCAAACCCGGCGAGGCCGCGTCGTTCGTCGAAGGCGGCACCCGCATCGGCCTCGGCGGCGAACTCCCCCTCAACACCTGGGGCGGCCAACTCTCCGGCGGCCGACTGCACGCCGCGTTCGGCCATACCGCGGAAGCCGTACGGCAGTTGCGCGGCGAGGCCGGCGAACGCCAGGTGCACGGCGCCGACGTGGCCGCCGTCACGAACGTGGGCGGCTACGAGGCGGGCGCGGCACTGCTGACGCGGTGGTCGCGCTGA
- a CDS encoding ABC transporter substrate-binding protein gives MRPRQTLAALAVVTGLLAAGCADRGGSEGNQAPGAPNTSAATADFGDLKNVCGPGDPVGAPAQGVTADEIQVGVLSDVGFSKNPEFGDAAKVFTSWCNAAGGINGRKVVGTVRDTKFVEVRQRVLDACRDDFALVGGGAGLDHLGVRDRLECLLPEFPGQVIKLENEGSDLQFSVQPGGPSYLRNAAFYDWLLREAYPESGSAVGVLVGDSIKSSGDQRIEFARAWGANVVYSDLFPASGVSNWVPYAQAIKSKGVKGLIYMGDFRALAKLEKELTTLDYKLDWIDTNVNAYGPEFVQLAGSQVLAEQNNLADLSGIHPVDDGPSPATRQLVDLFAEYAPGAKVSIGAVKAFSAWLLFAQSASACGEDLTRKCVVEQARTQTAWTGGGLQAPRDLSAPDTPSTCFNVVKATAEGWKSVDVKANQDGFRCGAASYKLTGSYGKPLTLADVGKSLDDLK, from the coding sequence GTGAGACCCCGTCAGACCCTTGCCGCACTCGCGGTGGTGACCGGCCTGCTCGCGGCCGGCTGCGCCGACCGCGGCGGCTCCGAAGGCAACCAGGCACCCGGCGCCCCGAACACGTCGGCCGCGACCGCCGACTTCGGCGACCTGAAGAACGTCTGCGGCCCCGGCGACCCGGTCGGCGCACCGGCCCAAGGGGTGACCGCCGACGAGATCCAGGTCGGCGTGCTGTCCGATGTCGGGTTCTCCAAGAACCCCGAATTCGGCGACGCCGCCAAGGTGTTCACGTCGTGGTGCAACGCGGCCGGCGGCATCAACGGCCGCAAGGTCGTCGGCACGGTCCGCGACACGAAGTTCGTGGAGGTCCGGCAGCGGGTGCTCGACGCCTGCCGCGACGACTTCGCCCTCGTCGGCGGGGGCGCGGGCCTGGACCACCTCGGCGTCCGGGACCGCCTGGAGTGCCTGCTGCCCGAATTCCCCGGCCAGGTCATCAAGTTGGAGAACGAGGGCTCCGACCTGCAGTTCAGCGTCCAGCCGGGCGGCCCGTCGTACCTGCGCAACGCGGCGTTCTACGACTGGCTGTTGCGCGAGGCGTACCCGGAGTCCGGGTCCGCCGTGGGCGTCCTGGTCGGTGACTCCATCAAGTCGTCGGGCGACCAGCGCATCGAGTTCGCGCGGGCGTGGGGCGCAAATGTCGTCTACTCGGACCTGTTTCCCGCGTCGGGTGTGTCGAACTGGGTTCCGTACGCGCAGGCCATCAAGAGCAAGGGCGTCAAAGGCCTCATCTACATGGGCGACTTCCGCGCGCTGGCCAAGCTGGAGAAGGAACTGACCACACTCGACTACAAGTTGGACTGGATCGATACCAACGTCAACGCGTACGGACCGGAGTTCGTGCAGCTCGCCGGCAGCCAGGTGCTGGCCGAGCAGAACAACCTGGCCGACCTCAGCGGGATCCACCCCGTCGACGACGGACCGTCCCCCGCCACCCGGCAACTCGTCGACCTGTTCGCCGAGTACGCGCCGGGCGCGAAGGTGTCGATCGGTGCGGTGAAGGCGTTCTCGGCGTGGCTGTTGTTCGCGCAATCGGCCTCCGCGTGCGGTGAGGACCTGACCCGCAAATGCGTCGTCGAGCAGGCCAGGACCCAGACGGCGTGGACCGGGGGCGGCTTGCAGGCGCCCCGCGACCTCTCCGCGCCGGACACCCCGTCCACCTGCTTCAACGTCGTCAAGGCCACCGCCGAGGGCTGGAAGTCGGTGGACGTCAAGGCCAACCAGGACGGCTTCCGCTGCGGCGCGGCGTCGTACAAGCTCACCGGGTCGTACGGCAAGCCCCTGACGCTCGCGGACGTCGGCAAGAGCCTGGACGACCTCAAGTAG
- a CDS encoding Zn-ribbon domain-containing OB-fold protein, producing the protein MSATVGIPPLVTEETEAFWAAAAEGRLLAEHCPACGAESFPHYGICRACRSRPVGHVEITGPGRVYSLTVNHQAWLPGLEVPYVLVVVEFPDHPGVRVLGRLRGCAPEEAAIGMAVDVGFEPGPGGFAVPSFVAAGGAA; encoded by the coding sequence ATGAGCGCCACCGTGGGGATCCCACCCCTGGTCACCGAGGAGACCGAGGCATTCTGGGCGGCGGCGGCCGAAGGGCGCCTGCTCGCCGAGCACTGCCCCGCCTGCGGTGCCGAGTCCTTCCCACACTACGGGATCTGCCGCGCGTGCCGGAGCCGACCCGTCGGGCACGTGGAGATCACCGGACCCGGCCGGGTCTACAGCCTCACCGTCAACCACCAGGCCTGGCTGCCCGGGCTCGAAGTGCCGTACGTGCTGGTCGTCGTCGAGTTCCCCGACCACCCCGGCGTGCGGGTGCTCGGCCGACTGCGCGGTTGCGCGCCCGAGGAGGCGGCCATCGGCATGGCCGTCGACGTCGGATTCGAACCGGGGCCGGGCGGCTTCGCGGTCCCGAGCTTCGTCGCCGCGGGCGGTGCCGCCTGA
- a CDS encoding LLM class flavin-dependent oxidoreductase, giving the protein MPDESLLLGAAALPEPDRAWLAAVERLPVASVWQGGHVLPRQASGEAVTRLALLTAWTERVRVGTATLMLPLYHPVLAAKQLADLDAWSGGRLAVGVGVGGEFPHEFEALGIPVGERGARTDEAMTVLRALWSGEPVTHRGRFFDLDKAELHPVAPPGAGPSPGHPGGPPLLVSGRKEPAMRRAARLGDGWMPYLMSPEAYARSVRTIRDEAAAAGRDLAGFEWTVYMYCSVRSDGDRAREEVARFLGGAYGGKPDAMLRRIAPAGTPEEVAARIQEYVDAGARHVIISPAAHEDTLGIVRLAAEEVLPRLSVPSEKR; this is encoded by the coding sequence GTGCCCGACGAATCCCTCCTGCTCGGAGCAGCCGCTCTTCCGGAACCCGACCGTGCCTGGCTCGCCGCCGTCGAACGCCTCCCGGTCGCCTCCGTCTGGCAGGGCGGCCACGTCCTCCCCCGGCAGGCGAGCGGCGAGGCCGTCACGCGCCTGGCGCTGCTGACGGCGTGGACCGAGCGCGTCCGGGTCGGCACCGCGACGCTGATGCTCCCGCTGTACCACCCGGTGCTCGCGGCCAAGCAGTTGGCCGATCTCGACGCGTGGTCGGGCGGGCGGCTCGCGGTCGGTGTCGGGGTCGGCGGCGAATTCCCGCACGAGTTCGAGGCGTTGGGGATTCCGGTGGGCGAGCGCGGCGCGCGCACCGACGAGGCGATGACCGTGCTCCGCGCCTTGTGGAGCGGGGAACCGGTCACCCACCGCGGCCGGTTCTTCGACCTGGACAAGGCCGAGCTGCACCCCGTCGCGCCACCCGGTGCGGGCCCCTCCCCCGGCCACCCCGGCGGCCCGCCGCTGCTGGTGTCGGGGCGCAAGGAGCCCGCGATGCGCCGCGCGGCCCGCCTCGGCGACGGCTGGATGCCCTACCTGATGTCACCCGAGGCGTACGCCCGTTCCGTGCGGACGATCCGCGACGAGGCCGCGGCGGCGGGCCGCGACCTGGCCGGTTTCGAGTGGACGGTGTACATGTACTGCTCGGTCCGGAGCGACGGCGACCGCGCCCGCGAGGAGGTCGCGCGCTTCCTCGGCGGCGCGTACGGCGGCAAGCCCGACGCCATGCTGCGGCGCATCGCCCCGGCCGGCACCCCCGAGGAGGTCGCCGCGCGGATCCAGGAGTACGTCGACGCGGGTGCCCGCCATGTGATCATCTCGCCGGCCGCACACGAGGACACCCTCGGCATCGTGCGACTCGCCGCCGAGGAAGTCCTCCCCCGCCTGTCCGTCCCGAGCGAGAAGCGGTGA
- a CDS encoding amidohydrolase family protein, whose product MEYRLIDADSHYYEPDDCFSRHIEARYRDATVRVERGTDGLGRVYVGDRRTFMSVMPGDYASAPGALQGLFVGGVADGFTHREVVNARDHPEFTDRSARLALMDDQGVEANIMLPTLGVAVEEDLSGDVELTYAALRAFNRWLEEDWGYAAGGRMFAVPMLSLLDADLGVAELRRVLDAGARMVHLRPGPIGGRSPAHPDFDRFWATAAEAGAAVVFHVSNSGYNRFYGSLWSENAANPSHHQSPLQWALCNTERPIVDTLTALTLHNLFGRHPGTKVISIENGSSWLRPLLKTVDKAAALGRRGPWIGGELPARASEMLAEHLWVCPFPEDDVIDLIGVLGPDHVLFGSDYPHPEGLRNPADYIPRLDVCDPAVTRKVLRGNTAGFLGIPDLAAT is encoded by the coding sequence ATGGAATACCGCCTGATTGATGCCGACAGCCACTACTACGAGCCGGACGACTGCTTCTCGCGCCACATCGAGGCGCGCTACCGCGACGCCACCGTCAGGGTGGAGCGCGGCACGGACGGCCTGGGGCGGGTGTATGTCGGCGACCGGCGCACGTTCATGAGCGTCATGCCGGGCGACTACGCCTCGGCCCCCGGGGCACTGCAGGGTCTGTTCGTGGGCGGCGTCGCCGACGGCTTCACCCACCGCGAGGTCGTGAACGCCCGCGACCACCCCGAGTTCACCGACCGCTCCGCCCGCCTGGCCCTCATGGACGACCAAGGCGTCGAGGCCAACATCATGCTGCCCACCCTGGGTGTCGCGGTCGAAGAGGACCTGTCCGGCGACGTGGAGCTGACGTACGCCGCCCTGCGCGCCTTCAACCGCTGGCTGGAGGAGGACTGGGGCTACGCCGCGGGCGGCCGGATGTTCGCGGTGCCGATGCTGTCGCTGCTCGACGCCGACCTCGGGGTGGCCGAGCTGCGCCGCGTTCTCGACGCCGGCGCCCGCATGGTGCACCTGCGTCCGGGGCCGATCGGCGGCCGTTCGCCGGCACACCCCGACTTCGACCGCTTCTGGGCCACCGCGGCCGAGGCCGGCGCCGCGGTCGTGTTCCACGTCTCCAACAGCGGCTACAACCGGTTCTACGGCAGCCTCTGGTCGGAGAACGCGGCCAACCCCTCGCACCACCAGTCGCCCCTGCAATGGGCGCTGTGCAACACCGAGCGGCCCATCGTCGACACACTGACGGCGCTGACCCTGCACAACCTCTTCGGCCGCCACCCCGGCACCAAGGTCATCTCGATCGAGAACGGCAGCAGCTGGCTCCGGCCGCTGCTCAAGACCGTCGACAAGGCGGCGGCGCTGGGGCGGCGCGGCCCGTGGATCGGCGGCGAACTCCCGGCGCGGGCCAGCGAGATGCTGGCCGAACACCTGTGGGTGTGCCCGTTCCCCGAGGACGACGTCATCGACCTCATCGGCGTCCTGGGCCCGGACCACGTCCTGTTCGGCTCGGACTACCCGCACCCCGAGGGGCTGCGCAATCCCGCCGACTACATCCCCCGGCTCGACGTGTGCGACCCGGCGGTCACCCGCAAGGTGCTGCGGGGCAACACCGCGGGATTCCTCGGCATCCCCGACCTCGCCGCGACCTGA
- a CDS encoding SDR family NAD(P)-dependent oxidoreductase: MAERAGRVEGKAAIVTGAGSTPGPGVGTGKAIAIALAREGASVLLVDLYPERAEETRAIIEAEGGKAQVFGGDVTRSADCAAMVAEAVSAFGTVDILVNNIGRATVGTVVDTTEEAWDQALAINLRTVFLACKHTVPVMIANGGGAILNVNSISALRGDGTIAYSAAKGGMLAMTTDMAYSHGRDGIRVNAVAPGHITTPMVLSVPGQGDDMVTRLRNEASLLGTPGTGWDVASAAVFLTSDDARWITGVTLPVDAGVLSVTPLLMAGRLRGVSDEKS; the protein is encoded by the coding sequence ATGGCGGAGCGTGCAGGCCGGGTCGAGGGCAAGGCGGCGATCGTCACCGGTGCCGGATCGACACCGGGTCCCGGCGTCGGCACCGGAAAGGCGATAGCGATCGCCCTTGCCCGCGAAGGGGCGAGCGTCCTCCTGGTCGACCTGTATCCCGAACGCGCCGAGGAAACCCGCGCGATCATCGAGGCCGAGGGCGGCAAAGCCCAGGTCTTCGGCGGCGACGTCACCCGATCCGCCGACTGCGCCGCCATGGTCGCCGAGGCCGTCAGCGCCTTCGGGACCGTCGACATCCTCGTCAACAACATCGGCCGCGCCACCGTCGGCACTGTCGTCGACACCACCGAGGAAGCCTGGGACCAAGCCCTCGCCATCAACCTGCGCACGGTCTTCCTCGCCTGCAAGCACACCGTGCCCGTCATGATTGCCAACGGCGGCGGCGCCATCCTCAACGTCAACTCGATCTCCGCGCTGCGCGGCGACGGCACCATCGCCTACTCCGCCGCCAAGGGCGGCATGCTCGCGATGACCACCGACATGGCGTACTCCCACGGCCGCGACGGCATCCGCGTCAACGCCGTCGCCCCCGGCCACATCACCACCCCCATGGTCCTGTCCGTCCCCGGCCAAGGGGACGACATGGTCACCCGACTCCGCAACGAGGCAAGCCTGCTGGGCACCCCCGGTACCGGCTGGGACGTGGCCTCCGCCGCCGTCTTCCTGACCAGCGACGACGCCCGCTGGATCACCGGCGTGACCCTTCCCGTCGACGCGGGTGTCCTCAGCGTCACTCCTCTCCTGATGGCCGGTCGCCTGCGGGGGGTGTCGGACGAGAAGTCCTGA
- a CDS encoding DoxX family protein: MHAFDTTLLIVRLTVGLTMVAHGWNHAFGGGRLAGTAGWFEGLGLRPGRVHALMSVLVETGCGIAFAAGFLTPAAAGALLGTMIVAGVIEHRTHGFFVFRNGVEYVLMIGLVLIAVAVSGGGAASVDEAADLHLGAWAGFAVCAGIGVGGSVLLLAACWRPGRATAPTP, from the coding sequence GTGCACGCCTTCGACACGACACTGCTGATCGTCAGACTGACCGTGGGGCTCACCATGGTCGCGCACGGCTGGAACCACGCCTTCGGAGGCGGGCGGCTCGCCGGGACCGCGGGCTGGTTCGAAGGGCTCGGCCTGCGGCCCGGTCGCGTCCACGCGCTGATGAGCGTCCTGGTCGAAACCGGTTGCGGCATCGCCTTCGCCGCCGGGTTCCTGACCCCGGCCGCCGCGGGCGCGCTGCTCGGCACCATGATCGTCGCGGGGGTGATCGAGCACCGCACCCACGGCTTCTTCGTGTTCCGCAACGGCGTCGAGTACGTCCTGATGATCGGCCTCGTCCTCATCGCCGTGGCCGTCTCCGGCGGCGGCGCGGCGTCCGTCGACGAGGCCGCCGACCTGCATCTCGGCGCGTGGGCGGGCTTCGCCGTGTGCGCGGGCATCGGGGTCGGCGGCTCCGTCCTCCTCCTCGCCGCGTGCTGGCGCCCGGGGCGGGCGACCGCGCCGACCCCGTGA